The Tachysurus vachellii isolate PV-2020 chromosome 21, HZAU_Pvac_v1, whole genome shotgun sequence region ttttaaaaagttttctaATAAAGGAACATGCATGCAGTAAGTGATATTctaaaaagtgtttaatttgGTTTCAAAACATGAGGGGATGCATTTGCACCTATTAGAAAGGAGCAGGAATTTTCTAACTCATTCATTTCAATCATCAAACTTCAACTATTAACCATTCTGaacaaaaatgagaaagaaaatcatttcttaattttacatatttatttcgTATGGGTCTGGTTAATAATATTGATTTTGtacaataaattcagtacataaTGCTTCTGTTTCCATCTATTTTAACATCCTCATATCTTCCTTTATACACTGATGTAAATTAAGGTGATCTATGACACAATGTCTCTTCTTTGTCATGACGGGTAACAGATTACAGTTTTGGAGTGATCTTCAGATCAAGTGCTCTTAGGCTGTTAACAGTATATAATGGATGAAtgaagctccatgaagacacttTGATGAGTTTtgagaagagaggaaagaatATTTAACAAATGCTGCCACCCTTCAATGATTTACAGGTGATTTTTCCTAGTTTGGTCATCAAATCCTTCATGTTCCACTGAGCTATCAACTCATCTGAGATCTTCATGTCCACCTGAGGAGATATAGACAGACGTAGATGTAAAACTCAGTAACCTGCGCACCATCCTCAATCCCATCTCATAGTTTGTTTCAAATTTCACTTTCACATACCTGAATCTTCTCAAAAACCTTCTTCTTGGGCTTGAGTTCATCATCCGGTGTTCCTGATGTATATCCATCGACAAAGACACGATCTCCTGGTGCTGATCCTTCAGGTGGATCCAAAGGCTCTACTCTTTTGGTCTCACCTTCACTATTATTTACAACAAACAAATACCTTCTCAGCATGCAATACTTTATACATTGAAAGCTTGTGTTAAACTGGATATCAGGAATACTAACACTGAAGCACAGAGCAGCATAGCCTGAGACTCGATCCCACGCATCTTCTGAGGTTTCAAATTGCATAACAATACCACAAGTCGGTCCTGAAGCTCCTCCTGGGAAACGTAGGCCACCAGTCCACTCACGACAGTCCGAGGCTGCTCTTCTCCGACATCAATCTTCTCCAAATAAAGGGCGTCTGCATCTGGGTGCTGTGGAGTGTAGGATAAGAATTAAAAAGCATGTAAGCACAATAAAGTACTAAACTACATTGTTAACTACACTAGAACTAAACTACATTGAAGTCAAGTCATTTGCTGTCAATATTGTGCTTCACAATCAATGCTCAGTATTCAGTTAAAGCTCTAGTAGAAATGTCAACAATTGTAGTACAATTACTGTGATTAACAGTCTTAAATGAAACATCATAAATTGCTAAATAGTAGATAGGACATACCTTCTCTACACTGACAATTTTGCCCACTCTGAGGTCCAGTCTGGATGGGATGatctcatcctcatcatctgtCTTTTTGGGGTTCACTTTTACTGCAGCCTCTTTAAAACAGTTACAAACTCTCTATCAGGCTGAATGAAAGCACCTTCCTCACAATAAACACTATCCACAGATACTAACCCTAACCACAGAGTGTTTACTAAACGTTTGTTGGCTTGAACTTACTGTTTTTTGAGGGATAGGCTGAACTGCTCAATTTCTTCAACGCTGGTGTCTCAAACTTTTTCCTGATGGGATCCAGAAGTTTGTTCAGGGACACTTCAACTGACGCCTTTAAATCACCTGGATGGATTTTCTATGGAACAAATGTTCAAAGAGTGTAAGTACAGAAGTAAAGCACAATATGCAGTCATCTTGCGATTAAAGATAACgtagaaaatgaaaatggaaaaatagaaaatgatcttttttttttcttgagagtATAAATCTTCAAAACTCACTAAAGGTGCCCAACGATTTGGTAACATATTTGATTTTTCATTTGTGCTACATGAAAAAGTTCATCAGAAGAGGAGACAAACTACAGATACACAGTTGCCAATAAACCTAAAAGAGTACGGTAAAATGTGGTAACTaatataatatctaataatatattACCTATATTATCACATTTTTTCCTGGTCCTTTGGGTTTCTGAGAAAATTACACACTGGAGCTTTTACATGCCTTTTGGGCCTAgtaataaaatgatcatttattcCTGAGTATGTCTGTATGCTGTCCTCTCAAAAACAGCTACAAAACCTTCATCTCTCATTCTATTAAACATACCAAGCAGAAAAATACCATACGAACTCCACGTACCTCCTCAGCAAAATCTTTCTCTACTTCCTCATACGATTTGTAAACTTTGTCTCCGCCCCATTTAGGATCTCTTTTAATCACAAATTCTAGTAAAGAGAAAAGATAACCATTTTTAAACCATCTTTCTGAAAAATGAATAGTtaagattgaatgaatgaatgaaaatgttgtGACTTTGCTCACCAGAATGCAGTGGGAAGAGGACATGCTTGACAAAGGAAAGGACTCCATTGTTTTGGATGTTGCCAGGCTCACAGAAGGCcttcttcagtttcttcttTACATCTTCTTTTTTGTCAAGGAGATCTATCTTGGATTCCTGAAATTGTCAAATCACAAGTATTAATAAGAAATAGCAACAGTAAAAAAAGGTCACGGGTCAAGGTATGGCTTTAGTTATACAGATCTGTTCTTTACCTCTTCAGAGGAGCTCATCTTGCCTCCTGTAAGGCCGGGCACCATGGGGTTCATCATGTGGATCCTTTTAGCATAACCTAGAGATG contains the following coding sequences:
- the yars1 gene encoding tyrosine--tRNA ligase, cytoplasmic, encoding MGEELSPDEKFNLITRNLQEVLGEEKLKAVLKERELKVYWGTATTGKPHVAYFVPMSKIADFLKAGCEVTILFADLHAYLDNMKAPWELLELRVQYYEQVIKAMLESINVPLDKLKFIKGTDYQLSRDYTLDVYRLSSMVTEHDAKKAGAEVVKQVEHPLLSGLLYPGLQALDEEYLKVDAQFGGVDQRKIFTLAEKYLPSLGYAKRIHMMNPMVPGLTGGKMSSSEEESKIDLLDKKEDVKKKLKKAFCEPGNIQNNGVLSFVKHVLFPLHSEFVIKRDPKWGGDKVYKSYEEVEKDFAEEKIHPGDLKASVEVSLNKLLDPIRKKFETPALKKLSSSAYPSKNKAAVKVNPKKTDDEDEIIPSRLDLRVGKIVSVEKHPDADALYLEKIDVGEEQPRTVVSGLVAYVSQEELQDRLVVLLCNLKPQKMRGIESQAMLLCASVEGETKRVEPLDPPEGSAPGDRVFVDGYTSGTPDDELKPKKKVFEKIQVDMKISDELIAQWNMKDLMTKLGKITCKSLKGGSIC